One Euphorbia lathyris chromosome 1, ddEupLath1.1, whole genome shotgun sequence DNA segment encodes these proteins:
- the LOC136206715 gene encoding peptidyl-prolyl cis-trans isomerase FKBP13, chloroplastic, with translation MNSLMVFSVPTKLNKIVPIDAEKTSNLKLKDPQTALIFKRREAISVGLFLGIAELVSHQNSNSAIAAEAPSSSSSSCQLSVAPSGLAFCDQVVGTGPQPLKGQLIKAHYVGKLENGKVFDSSYNRGKPLTFRVGVGEVIKGWDEGIVGGDGVPPMQPGGKRILKLPPELGYGVRGAGCKGGSCIIPPDSVLFFDVEFIGKAQ, from the exons ATGAATTCATTAATGGTATTTTCAGTTCCAACAAAACTGAACAAAATCGTACCAATTGATGCTGAGAAAACATCAAATCTGAAATTGAAAGATCCCCAAACTGCATTAATCTTCAAGAGGAGAGAAGCAATCAGTGTTGGTTTGTTTCTCGGCATTGCTGAACTTGTATCGCACCAGAATTCTAATTCTGCTATAGCAGCCGAagctccttcctcttcttcttcttcatgccAACTAAGTGTTGCTCCCTCTGGCCTCGCCTTCTGTGACCAAGTTGTCGGCACTGGTCCTCAGCCTCTTAAAGGCCAGCTTATCAAG GCACATTATGTTGGGAAATTGGAAAATGGTAAGGTTTTCGATAGCAGTTACAATAGAGGCAAGCCTCTCACTTTTCGTGTAGGCGTTGGAGAG GTCATCAAAGGATGGGATGAAGGTATTGTAGGTGGTGATGGAGTTCCTCCTATGCAACCAG GAGGAAAACGCATCCTCAAGCTTCCTCCAGAGTTGGGATATGGCGTCAGAGGGGCTGGCTGCAAAGGAG GGTCATGCATCATTCCTCCGGACTCTGTTCTCTTTTTTGATGTGGAGTTCATTGGAAAGGCACAATGA